The sequence below is a genomic window from Monodelphis domestica isolate mMonDom1 chromosome 2, mMonDom1.pri, whole genome shotgun sequence.
CTTGTAGGAAGGGGCCCTCCAAGGCAGCCATGCAGAGAGGCCACAGACAACATGATGCATCTGGCTGCTTGGCTGGAGCATGCAGTGCACAATGGGGAGAAAAGTGGAACTGCTCTGGAAAGGTCGGTGAGAATCcaattgtgagttccttgatgaCTCCAACAGAGGaatcagtattttatttaaggtCACAGGGAGCACCGGAAGCTTCACAGCCAGGCCTCTGCTTTAAGACAATCAATCTGGCAACCAGCTGTGTGAAAGACGGGCTGGCAAATGAAGAGGACGGATGTGGGAAAACCAATTAGCAGGTCAAGATGGTGGAGTCAGAATACTCTTTACTCCCCATGGGCTCTGGTCAAGATGGTAGAGTTGGAATACTCTTTACTCCCCATGGCCactggtcaagatggtggagtCAGAATACTCTTTACTCCCCATGGGCTCTGGTCAAGATGGTAGAGTTGGAATACTCTTTACTCCCCATGGCCactggtcaagatggtggagtCAGAATACTCTTTATTCCTCATGGGCTCTGGTCAAGATGGTAGAGTTGGAATACTCTTTACTCCCCATGGgctctggtcaagatggtggagtCAGAATACTCTTTATTCCTCATGGGCTCTGGTCAAGATGGTAGAGTTGGAATACTCTTTACTCCCTATGACCACTGGTCAAGATGGTAGAGTTGGAATACTCTTTACTCCCCATGGCCACTTCAGGTTCTCTCTCTACCACCATCACTCAGTAAACTCTTTGAGGTGCATACAGGCCACATGTCCCACCTAATCCAAAAGCTGGTAACTGCTGCCAGgtcattccctttccttccctactGAATCTGGTACTTGGCTCACAACTGTTCCCTCCTTTCCAACTCTTGCCTTCCTCTCTGGGAACTTCAGCATACAATACTGATTCTCCCTTAAACACTCTTTAAGTGTTTGGTTCCCCAAATGAACAAGTGATTCCAGACCCTAACAAGACCCTCTGAAGCCTGGCaggacaattttctttctctaacacATGATGGCTTTTTGAACACTTCTCAGTAGGTTATGCCTCACTTGAGCCTTCCCTTGCCTAGGTTCACCATTGTAACAGATTCTCAATGGGCAGGTCCCCAGTCCCCTCATCATCCTGATGGTCCTTCTCTGGAAGGGCATAGAAGGTCGAAGAATGGGATCTCTCAAGGCCCTGCTCCTTTCTACTCAATGAGGGCAGACACTACACAAAGGAGATGGTGAATGATGTCTGTTCAAatgaagaattacaaattaaCACTGTGGGATCCAGCCCTCCCATTTCGGCATCTCCTCTCTTGAAACCCAACacaaaaatgcacagaagagacCAAGGAGCTCAGACCTCAGTCACTGGCTGCAGGAACCCCAAATCCTTTACCTGCAACACTCGTCCATCAAAGTCTTGCATCCTGTGTACCTTATGGCTCTCGCTGGAGGCCAGAGCGTGTTGAggagaagcaaaggagagagatatgAGGGTAAGCTGTTACCAAACATTGGCTCTTTCCCTGGCCTCCCCTGCCCCTCCCTCCACACCTTTGTACATGGTATCCTCCCTGAGTTGATTTGGAGCCATTTCAAGAGAAAGAGCCCAacctacctcctggcttcctcttattttttttttaactggaccAGAGATTTCATCAGTCTAGGGAGTCCTAATGAAGAAATCCATCCCCAAATGCAGACTGGCACCTATTCTCAAGATCACTGCCTGGGCATGGAGAGGTCACAGTAGGGTGTTTCAGAGGTGGGCCTTGCATCCAGGCCTGCTCTGAAACCAGCTCTCTGCCTTCATACCCCCTGATGTCCCTGAATGACAAGGAACTCCACAGGAGCCAAGTGGCTGGCTTTTTGTTGCCAACACCTATGTGGCCTTTTGCCACGGCAACTTGCTCTGAAACCTGATTGCTTCTGAGTGActgtattctattttttttcttttaaacccttaccttccatctgtagtgattaaaatatgTTTGAAGataaaaattgtgataaatataagagagggtgagtaaattgtgaccgcagaaaatatattttcactacagtgtctcgttttaaatcaaatataaggtggtcaccagttagaatctattgattctaaggcagaatggtcagggctaggcaatgggggtcaagtgacttgctcagggtcacacagttaggaaatatctgaggccacatttgaacccagggcctcccatctctgggcctggctctcaatccactaagctacccagctgcccctgagtggCTGTTTTCAAAGGAAGGCCAGCCCCTATTCTACTGCACACACAGGGGAGCCACACAAGGAATAATCATTCATTTCTCAGGAAACCACTTTCTAAACCAAGTAGTGTTTCCCATCTGCCCTTTAATCTTGTGGGATAGAATGGTCCAagcatttaagtttttttttaaaccctcaccttccaccttagaatcaatactgtgttccagtacagaagagtggtaagggataagcaacaagggttaggtgacttgcccagggtcattcagttaggaagaggccagatttgaacccaggacctcctgtctctagatctagctctctatccactgagtcatgcaACTGCCCCCACATTTAATCTTAAAGaaactttcctttctccctgtgATGACATTTCCTCAAATACAagaccaacatttataagtctaagaaattttaaggtttacatggcAAAGGGCTCTGGCTACCATGCAGGGGCTCCCGAGGGCTCACTCACCTGTAAACCTCATTGCTGACCACAGTTCTGCCACACTGTCCATAGGAATTGTTTCCCATGCTGAGGACTGGAAAACCCACCATTCAATTAGTCAGTGAAAGCCCTTCCttctgagcacagtgcctggcacacagtatgtGCTGTCTAAATCAGCTATTACTACTGGCTCCTGGAGTTTGGCACCTTCCTGTATACACCCTGCACCCAGAATCTCTACCCCAACCAGCAACACCTCACCCTTCCCAAGAGTGGCCAGAGAAAGAAACCTGACCAGCACGTAGGAGCAAACTGATTCTGAGGGATGCTCCCTACATGAAGCatgagaagggaggggaataaacatttatacagcccctactatgtaccaggcacagtgctaaagtCTTTTTacaaaaaccctcaccttccatcttgaaatcaataatgtgaactggttctaaggcagaagagcattaagggctagacaatggagagtaagtgacttgcccagggtcatccagctaggaagtatctgaaagcacatttgaacccaggacttcccatctctaggcttggctctctattcaccaagatacctagctgcctctgtgtCCCCCCTCTCTTTTACAATTGGGGTGACTTCTCCAGTTACACAGTTAATTGtgtggggcaggatttgaactcgggcgtTCCTGACAGTCCATGTAGGACATTTGGGGCTGGAGTTGACCACAGAAACAGTATACTTCTAGTACTTCTAAAAGGGGGGAAGGATTGTATCAGAAGCTGGATAAAGCCCAGATTCAAGAGAAGTCCCAGAACTCTACACCCACCTGAGAGCAGCATTTGCAAGCAGGGTTCCTGTGGCCCCAATAGACTATAGACACAACCTGTGCTTGGGGATTTCAGGACAAAGAAACTAGACCCAAAAGCCCCTCAGGCTGAAAGCTCAGAGAAAGGGCTTTGAGGCCTCAAAGGCTGTGGTGGAggacctatggcacacatgcccaaGATGGCAAGCctagacctctctgtgggcacacatgccaCAGACCCATTGCACCTGTTCctgcagcacagagttcaccagagggAGGCCCAAtcgggctgctcccctcccctctccctagtAGGTCGTTAGTAAGCAGGTCTCTTCTCCACAGCATCCCTGGCAAAACCAGACTGCCCCACTCCATTCAGAATACAATGGCCTCTTCATTACCTTTGGcctcagagagacagaaacaatgGATGTCTTTCCTATCAGAAGCAACCAGTGTCTTTAGGATACAAAGTATTTGGGGGATTTGGGgatgtcttttgagtttgtactgTAAAAATGTTCAGAACTACAGTCCAGTGATTTAGGAACAAGTGTTATGAACCCCAGGCTAGGCTAACAGCCTCTTCCCTGACCTAGCACCCCCTTCCCCAGTCTCTTTCACAAGCAAACTTGGGCTGCTCCAATTAGCCTCCTTAGTCCCCTCACCTCCTACTAACCCAGCCTGTTCAATTTCCCTTCAAAGGGGTGCCTGCCTGAGGGAGACCAGGGGGGCCAAAAGCTCTGGAAAATCCAAGAGTGGCTTGTCAGATGGAGCAGATCCCCCTCAGCCCTGTACCTGCCtactggggagaggggaggggaacagctcgaTTGGGCTTCCCTCTGGCGAACTCTGTGCAGGGACAGGTGCAATGGGTCCTTGGCCATGTGTGCCCACAGAGGAAAACCTGCCTTCAGCCCTTGATCATTTGCTAAAAAGGTTCGTTTGGAGGAAACCCTCTTCAGGGAGGCTGGACTGTGATGGGGTGAATGTGTCAGAATGATGTCATTTAACCTGAGGGTTTTCGTATAAATAAAAGGCTTTCCTGTAAGCTAAGGCTTTTTAGCTGTTTTctggctttttctttctctctcaaaaaAGCATTGCATTTGAAATGGCTTCTGGTTCCTCGAATTCTGGCTAAAGAGGGTGTACTTAGAAATTTTCaagatcccctcaatttccacattgGCGAGGAGCAGACTAGAGTGCTTgcactcttcccctctccctcttcctaagCCTGACTATATTCCCCACCtccctgcccagcagtccaatgtgAGTGCTTTGTCCCTCCTCTGGGGTCCCTCCCCTAAGGGGGGAAAGCAGTATGAGTCTGGCACTCAGTTCGGGGAGGAGTACAgaatgtggggggaggggggcagggatgagcatggcacttggtcttgGGAGGGTAGGGTAGGTGCagggtctggcactccatctctaaaaggttgcccatcactgctctaaggCAAGAGGCCTAGGCCACATCCTCTGTATCTACAAGAGGCAGAAGGTCCAAGATGAGCCCACTAAAGGGTTGTAGGGCACATGGAATCCATCCTATGAATTGTCCTCCCTGCTGCCATATTTGGGAAATGCCCTGAGCTGCATGCACTCAATTTAATTTGGTCAAAGGAACCACATTGGGCAAGATGGCAGAGGTCCCAATAGGCCCAGCTCAGCCCTGAACAAGCTCACCTCCTTCACTGTCCGTCAGGATCAGAGAGTGAGCTCTTCCACAAGCCACCTGTAAAACCCGGGTCTCCTGTGGTCTGTCCAGTGGCAATGGCACCGGGGATGGCTCCAAGACGTACTCATATCCCTTTTCTGAAACACCAAGCCAACAGGTCACAGCCATTCCCAATCCAGGTGACAACTAGAAATCTCATTCCTTCCTAGTAGAAAGGGCACATTTCTCACCCCTACCTGCCACTCCTCCCATATCCCAACATCTGGAAAGTTCAATTAAATAGTTTTACCTACAGCCCCCACACAGATCTAAACAAGGCGCCAATGTTAATGCAAGATGGGAACTCAGAAGCCAACTTGTCCAACCCCCTTCTTTTtgtaggaggaaactgaggcccaggaaggggaTGTGagatggagctacaatcaggtgGACTGACTATCATCCAACACTCTTTTCCATCCAACAAAACAGGGAACAGATTTggccatttttttccctcttatgtctaacttaaattattttttaacacaATAATACTGAGTGTTAGCACACAGACGTTTacaattaaaatatctttttgcTTGCTGTGTGGACATAAGTCCAGGCAGTCCAAATATTATTTGAATTAGTAACCAAAATGGTTCCTCAGCCAAAAGGGCCACCAAGATGGCCTAACACATTGTAGAGAACTGGCCTGGatatcagaggacctgggtttgaatcccatctcagacaaaGGCCCCGAGACTAGTCAGGTCATCTTTTCCAcacttaagtttcctcatctccaaaatgcgagggtcccttctaactctgtcCTGAATGACAAAAGACTTCCCCTGAAATGTCATTTATAGCCTTTCCGGGAGCATTGACAATCTTGAACACACAGGAGTGCTTTATGAAAATGCTAATGTCTTTCTGCAAAGGTCTTGTGTGATGTTTCCCTAGGCTGAGAAACTTCTGATTTTCCCCCTTCGAATCAGGTAAGCCAGAGGCCTCCCAGGCCACAGTGGTGAGTTTTCACCCACCTCCcctttctgccttgggaccattTAAAGGTATGGCCTATTCTGCTCTGCTTGTGAGAAATAAATACTTGAGAAATAATACTTGGTTTCTCAAAAGTCCCTATTCCCTACAAAACCCTATCTCGGACTTTCAGGAGCTTAGAGGCAGCCCAGATAACATCCCAACATCCCAGAGATACTTACTCTGATTCCTTCGGCTCCTGTGAAAGCCAAGCTGAGAATCCTTATTGAGTCCCATGCCCCAGACTTTGGTGATGTCTTTGGTTTGGGAGGACAGCAATGTGAATCCATAGCCGCAGGCAGCAGATGAAATCTGAAAAACACGACACCTCCTGGTAAGTGACCACGACCAGGACTCATTCACTTATTATGAGCCACAGAATTTTATAAGGCAATTTTAACAAATACAGTTGGGAGTTTAGGAAATTCAAAATCATACTGTGATCTGTCCATGAGATCACACACCATTCATGTTCCTGAGAGAGCCATTCAGAGACACCTCTCACCTGCGTTACTACAAAGATTGATTCATTCACCCTCTGGTGAGTGCCCACTACAGATGGCTCCTCACCAGACCAGCCACAGAGGAATGGATGAACTTTGAGGCTATTGTGATTTTTGGCAGAAACAGTGCAATTTGGGACCCTGGAAGGAACACAACAACTCCTGCCTTCATGGGGTTTACAATCAGATGAGGAGATACAGAACACCCCCAAATATGCAATGCTGTGCACGAACTATGGAGCAAGAGTAGGAAATCTGCCCAGAACCTTGGAGGTAGAAAGTGCTACCTTATTCCATCAATGAGACAAGAGCCTTTACTGAGATTGCCCAGCTCTCGCAAGCAAGACCATGGGCCCTGAGCTCCAAGAAGCCAACCAACAAAGCCTAGAAGATGGGAAGGGGTAAAGGTTCCAGACACCCAGTTCAAGCACAATGAATGTCATGGCTAGGGGTATCTGGAAAAGGCCAGCCTTGATGCCTTAGAAAGGTCACAGGAAATGAGATTTGAAAGAGAATACAAAGGACAGCAACAAAGATATTTGGGCCTTGGAGGCAGCAGGGGACAGAGCAGTGGGCCCCAAGGATCTAATCCTGTTAAGAGATAAGGGAATCTCAGGAAGAGGTTCTAGTTTGGGAAAAGACAATTAATTCAATTTTAacagttctgtcttagaatcaattctaagaattggttccaaggcagaagagggtaaaGGCTAGGGaacaggggttaagtggcttgcccaggatcacacatctaggaagtgtctgaggccagatttgatcccaggtcctcccaatACTAGGCATGACATTCTATCCAACTGTGTTACCATCTATGAATTCAGTTCTGACATAATAAGAGTGAGACAGCTATGGGCCACACAGCCAAAACTTTCAAGTGATCAGCTGGAAATGAGGGACTAGACCTAAGGAGATAGGTTGGGGTTATTGTGATACAAGATAACACTAAAAAAGACCATGCACAAGAACATGAGAAAAGTGAGAGTATCTTAGGGAAAAAAATACCATCCATAAAGTCAGAGAATTGGTTAGGAAACCAAGATGGTGTAACACCATGGGAACCAAAGGAAGAGAGTTGGGGAAAGGGGGCATTGTCACACTATCAAACATAGATGGGAAGTCAAGGAACATGAGaaaagggaatttatattttaccatTTGGTAGTTATTggtagcctaaggaaaaaaaacagcTTCAGTATCAGGGTATGCAGAAGCCATCTTGCAAGACACACACAGGGGGAGAGGCATTTGGaattggaagacctgaattcaagttccaGTTCCATCACTTACTCagtgaccaaatgaaataaattatctcACTTCTGGGatctgtttcttcatcagtaaaaatgaGGCTGATAATGCTACAACCTTAAGAGTTGttagaaaagtactttgtaaggggcagctgggagcACAGAGTGGTTAAAGTCCCAAGTCTGGACTggagaagacttaggttcaaatctggtttcagatgcttcctagatgtatgatcctgaacaagtcacttaacactcgttgcaaaaaaaaaaatgtattttgtaaaccacaaaacaatataaatatgaattcgttttgtttttgttttcttttctcactgAGAAGATTGATGGTGAAGATGGGAGACATGCAGTAGTTTGAAGGGACTAACTAGGCAATGGGAAGGTTAGACCTTTTTAGGACAAGGGAGACCCAAGGTTTTTAGGCAGAAAAGTCTAGAGGAAGAAGCTGAAGATGCAAGAGATTAGAAAATCGATGGAAGGAGGATCTGAAGCTGAATAGGGAACCAACCTTAAGAAACAAAAATGTATGCGGACTTGTTGGTAAGGCAACCCAAGCGTTTGCCTTTTTGCCTCTATGCTTCCACTctaagaacaaaagagaaaagttgtatttttttttaactctaaagtaattttttaaaaacctggagTAAAATGATAGCTGCCTCCCCAAAAGGTTCCTAAAGAGGACCTTAGGGAGATAACTCAAGGTAACCCCTCATTtcacaagtaaggaaactgaggctcatggctTCAAAGGTTTTCCCAAGGACACACAAGTGAAATTTGAAGTCTcttcttctgattccagacccaatcTTGACTCACAAAAATCCTGAGGTGTTCTAGACCAAACACCAGCCAGCCAGTCTCCTGCCCTGACCTTTATAGGACCATTCTGACCCTGCCCCAATTTGCCCCGCCCCTCGCTAGTCCAACCCATCAGTTCTAGCTTCTAATTGGCCCCGCCCTGCTCCAGGCTAAAAGAGAGGCTCAGACAACCCCTTACTAACTCCACCCTCGCTAGTTTAGGCTCCACCTTGTTCTTGGCCACACCCCTTCGCACTGGCACCCTTCAGTGACCTCCACCTTGCTCCTGCTCCCTTCCCTCAATGATCCAGTCTTGCTCATATTCCTGCCCCTCATTGGTCTCATATTTAAGCCCCGCCGCTAGTCCGTCCCGTTCGGTTCTCGGTCCTACCCTTCACTGGCCCCGCCCTCCCAACAGCTCACCTTGGCATCGAGCTCCAGGCGGTAGGGTACGGACTGTATGGCGCGGGGCTTGCGGCCGGCAGCGGGACCGTCGGCACTGGGCTGCACGAAGCTGGGCACGCCTAGCGCGCCCGTATACGAAAAGCCCCACGTGAAGATGCGGTCCACGCGCCGCGCCCGCTGGCCCAAGTACTGGAACACAGGAACCTCGGCCTCGGCCTCGGCTGCCTCCCGCTGACTCCGAGACTTCCTAGCCGGCGTCCAGTGCGTCCTTAGAGAGGCGCCAGCGCGCCTTGGCAACGGCGGCCCCGCGCGCCGCGCCCACGCGCACACCACTTTCCCCGTTGCTCCCGCCATCAGCGTCCTCGAAGCCCTCCCGCCAGGGGCGCCACCAAGTTGGGAATCCTCTCACCCTTTCTTCTCCGTAGCCCGCCTCTTCCGTTTCTGAGGCGGAAGGCCTTCCTTAGCCATGTTGAATGTGGGCGGAAGCTGCACTAGGGGTGGTGGGAGTGGCGTCATTGGAAGGGTTTCACGCGATAAACCTGTCTGCTGCCCTAGCCAATCAGCGCAGAGCTGGGTTGTTCCTCGCTTGCCCTTCCCAAGGCCAAGAGATCGACTTTGAAAAAGCGTGGTTCCGCCTCTTCCCAAGTCTCCCAGACGCATGCTCAGAGTAGACAGTAGTGGTGGGGATGGAGGAGAAAAACTGAAACTCGGGTTCGAATCCCAGCTCTGATGATTCACGAACGCGAACAAATCaatcctcctctgtaaaatgaaggacaaacacaATGAATCGACTCATGGACAGCATACCCCTGCCATTGGTTCTTCTCCTTCACCCCCTTTTCAGCCTTCCTTTTATGCATCtgctttctccattagaatgtaagctccttgagggcaactTTTGCCTTTTCGCTTTTGAAGATAGTCCCAGAACTCAGCCACGTGCTTAGCAATcggaaggcacttaataaatgcttcttgacttaaTGCAGGAACTAAGGGG
It includes:
- the RCC1L gene encoding RCC1-like G exchanging factor-like protein isoform X1, with translation MAGATGKVVCAWARRAGPPLPRRAGASLRTHWTPARKSRSQREAAEAEAEVPVFQYLGQRARRVDRIFTWGFSYTGALGVPSFVQPSADGPAAGRKPRAIQSVPYRLELDAKISSAACGYGFTLLSSQTKDITKVWGMGLNKDSQLGFHRSRRNQKKGYEYVLEPSPVPLPLDRPQETRVLQVACGRAHSLILTDSEGVLSMGNNSYGQCGRTVVSNEVYSESHKVHRMQDFDGRVLQVVCGQDHSLFLTDKGEVYSCGWGADGQTGLGHYNITSSPTKVGGAIAGVNIVQVATYGDFCLAVSADGDLFGWGNSEYLQLASVTEATQVNVPTYLPFSGIGKIKQAACGGTGSAVLNDKGNVFVWGYGILGKGPNLMETALPELIPPTLFGLSDFSPDVRVARIFCGLSQFATLTNKGELFVWGKNIRGCLGIGRLDDQYFPWRVTMPGEPVQVACGVDHMVTLAKSFI